One Cryobacterium psychrophilum DNA segment encodes these proteins:
- a CDS encoding electron transfer flavoprotein subunit beta/FixA family protein, which translates to MKIVVLVKQVPDTWGERKLNPESGRVDRDATDRVIDEIGERAIEVALTYRDAHKGTEVVVLSMGPASVTAALRKALSMGADSAIHVLDDALVGADVGWTSRALAAAITRSGCDLVVGGNESTDGRGGVVPAMIAEHLGRPHLGFLNTVELTDAQVAGERSTESGLLRAHCPLPAVISVTESLPEARFPNFKGILTAKKKPLEVLSLRDLGLDPASSFDGMARSRVVTTSARPARSAGTITVDSGNAAVELADFLAAERLI; encoded by the coding sequence ATGAAAATCGTTGTACTGGTGAAACAGGTCCCCGACACGTGGGGCGAGCGCAAGCTGAACCCCGAGAGCGGCCGCGTGGATCGCGACGCGACGGATCGCGTCATCGATGAGATCGGGGAACGCGCCATCGAAGTGGCCCTGACCTATCGTGACGCGCACAAAGGCACTGAGGTCGTCGTGCTCTCGATGGGACCGGCCTCCGTCACGGCGGCCCTGCGCAAGGCACTCTCCATGGGCGCCGATTCCGCCATCCATGTGCTTGACGATGCACTCGTCGGCGCCGATGTCGGCTGGACCTCCCGGGCTCTGGCCGCGGCCATCACCCGCTCGGGCTGCGATCTTGTCGTTGGCGGAAACGAATCCACCGACGGCCGCGGAGGTGTCGTTCCCGCCATGATTGCCGAGCACCTTGGCCGCCCGCACCTGGGCTTCCTCAACACCGTGGAACTGACCGACGCGCAGGTGGCCGGAGAACGCTCCACGGAGTCGGGTCTGCTCCGGGCACACTGTCCCCTGCCCGCCGTCATCTCGGTCACCGAATCCCTCCCAGAGGCGAGGTTTCCGAACTTCAAGGGCATCCTCACGGCCAAGAAGAAGCCGCTTGAGGTGCTCTCCCTGCGCGACCTCGGCCTCGACCCGGCCTCATCCTTCGACGGCATGGCGCGCTCCCGCGTCGTGACCACGAGCGCCAGGCCGGCGCGCAGCGCGGGAACCATCACGGTCGATTCGGGCAACGCCGCCGTCGAACTGGCCGACTTTCTTGCCGCCGAACGTCTGATCTAG